The sequence below is a genomic window from Paenibacillus sp..
TTTTACACTCGGGTGAAGACGGTATACCACGGGATTGCGCCGCTGAAGGGTTGAACCTTCGGCGTCGACAGGGTTACGGGAGGAGGCTGCGAATGAAATCGGTACTGAAGCTGGAACTTGAAGAGGCGAAGGTGATGATCGAAGCGGCGAAGCGCGCCGCGGCGGAAGCGAAGGCGCTCGAGACGATCTGCATCGTCGACGACGGCGGATACGTCATCGCGTTGGAGCGGATGAACGGCGCCCGCATCACGGGCCCCGAGATCGCGATCGCCAAGGCGTTCACCGCGAGCGGCCATAAGCGTTCCACGCATTTGTTCAACCAGCCGGGGGGACCTGCGACGACGACCGGGGAAGCGTTCGGCATTCACGTCATGATTCCGGGCAAGTTCGCGATCTTCGTCGGGGGCTTCCCGATCGTCGTCAACG
It includes:
- a CDS encoding heme-binding protein gives rise to the protein MKSVLKLELEEAKVMIEAAKRAAAEAKALETICIVDDGGYVIALERMNGARITGPEIAIAKAFTASGHKRSTHLFNQPGGPATTTGEAFGIHVMIPGKFAIFVGGFPIVVNGEVIGGVGVSGGNGEQDTAVGTAALRALQEHLGPEYDVMTEADIKK